The DNA segment AGAAGTGGTCGCTGAACGACTCGCTGCGCTCACGCACCTTGTGCGCCTCGATGCGTTCCTGATAGCTCTCGAACCCGCCATTCTCTGGACCGGCCGGGGTCTCGCGTGGCCACTCACCGTCAATCGAGTTGGGCTGATAGGAGGCGCGGCCCTTGTCGAGGGTGGTGCGATGCTGGGCATCACGCTGGTTGTTGTGGTTCGGCGCAACCGGGCGGTTGATCGGGATCTCGTGGAAGTTCGGCCCGCCCAGGCGGCTGATCTGGGTATCGGTGTAGGAGAACAACCGGCCCTGCAGCAGCGGGTCATTGGAAAAGTCGATGCCCGGCACGATATGCCCAGGGCAGAAGGCGACCTGCTCGGTCTCGGCAAAGAAATTGTCCGGGTTACGGTCCAGCACCATCTTGCCCAGCGGCGTGACCGGCACCAACTCTTCGGGAATGATCTTGGTCGGGTCGAGCAGGTCGAAGTCGAAGTTGTGCTCGTCGTCTTCAGCCACGATCTGCACGCCCAACTCCCACTCCGGGTAGTCGCCCGCTTCAATCGACTCCCAGAGGTCACGGCGGTGGAAGTCGGTGTCTTTACCGGCCAGCTTCTGCGCTTCGTCCCAGACCAGCGAGCACACGCCGTACTTGGGCTTCCAGTGAAATTTGACGAAGCTGGCCTTGCCTTCGGTGTTGATCAGGCGAAAGGTGTGCACGCCAAAGCCCTGGATGGTGCGCAGGCTTTTCGGGATGGCCCGGTCGGACATCGCCCAGATCACCGCATGGCTGGTCTCCGGCACCAGAGAAACAAAGTCCCAGAACGTGTCATGGGCCGAGCCGCCGGTAGGAATCTCGTTATGCGGCTCGGGTTTGACCGCATGCACGAAGTCCGGAAACTTGATCGCATCCTGAATGAAAAACACCGGCACGTTGTTGCCGACCAGATCGAAGTTGCCTTCATCGGTATAGAACTTCACGGCAAAGCCGCGTACATCGCGCACCGTATCACCGGAACCGCGTGGCCCCTGTACGGTAGAGAAGCGCACGAACACCGGGGTCTTCTTGCCGGGATCGCGCAGAAAACCGGCCTTCGACAGCGTGGCGTGGTCATCGTAACTCTGGAAGTAACCGTGAGCAGCGGTGCCACGGGCGTGGACAATGCGCTCCGGGATACGCTCATGGTCAAAATGCGTGATCTTCTCGCGCATGATGAAATCTTCGAGCAGCGTCGGCCCGCGCTTGCCGGCCTTGAGGCTGTTCTGGTTGTCAGCGATCTTCACCCCCTGGTTGGTACGCAACGCCTGGCCGGTGGCATCCGAGCGAAAGGCCTCCAGCGCATCGAGTTTGGCATTGCTGTTGCCGCGGTCCAGGGTATCGGTGCCGGCCAGCTCGCTTTTAGCGGCCGGGGTGGCAGGCACGTCTGTCTTCTTAGCCATCAGGTACTACTCCTCGTCAGTTCCGGCCCTGCCGGGCCTGTTGAATGAACATCACGGTATTGAAGGAGTGACCGAGGCTATAAAGCGACGTTCAGAGAATTTCACCGGCAATATCCCCGCCGGTCGCGTTATAGCCATTGCGCAGCCTGGCCGACAAATAAATGCTAAGCAGCTCGGCATAGACAGGCTAAAATGCGCGCCCGGCTTATCCAGCCCGGCTCGCCAGGCCAGTGTGCGCCCTGCCACTGCGCTGACTTTCAACGCGCTCCCACAAGGTTCGCCATAAAGGTTCGCCCCAAAAGGTTCGGTTAGTGATCGAGTTTCTTGACGTCCAGAAAACCTACCGCGTCGCCGGCAAGGACATCCCCGCCCTGCACCCCACCAGCCTGCGCATCGAAGCAGGCCAGGTCTACGGCCTGATCGGCCATTCCGGTGCAGGCAAAAGCACCTTGCTGCGCCTGATCAATCGCCTGGAAAATCCCACCGGCGGCCGTATTCTGGTCGACGGTGAAGACGTGACTGCACTGGACACCCACGATCTGCGGCGCTTTCGCCAGCAGGTCGGGATGATCTTCCAGCACTTCAACCTGCTGTCGTCCAAGACCGTGGCCGACAACGTCGGCATGCCGCTGAGCCTGGCCGGCACTATGTCCCGCGAGCAGATCGACCAGCGCGTTGCCGAGCTGCTGGAGCGGGTCGGCCTGAGCGCCCATGCGCAGAAATACCCGTCGCAGTTATCCGGTGGCCAGAAGCAGCGCGTTGGTATCGCCCGCGCCCTGGCAACCCGGCCCAAAATCCTGCTGTGTGACGAAGCCACCAGTGCCCTCGACCCACAGACCACCGCTCAGGTTCTGCAACTGCTGGCCGAGATCAATCGCGAGCTGAAACTGACCATCGTGCTGATCACCCACGAGATGGATGTGATCCGCCGGGTCTGTGACCAGGTCGCGGTGATGGACGCCGGGGTGATTGTCGAGCAGGGCAGGGTCGCCGACGTGTTCCTGCACCCGCAACATCCGACCACCCGGCGCTTCGTCCAGGAAGACGAGCAACTCGACGAGAACGAGCAGCGCGAAGACTTCGCCCATGTCCAGGGCCGCATCGTGCGCCTGACGTTTCAGGGTGAAGCCACCTACGCGCCACTGCTGGGCACCGTCGCCCGCGAAACCGGGGTCGACTACAGCATCCTGGCCGGGCGTATCGACCGCATCAAGGATATCCCTTACGGCCAGTTGACCCTGGCCATCACCGGCGGCGACGTGGACGCCGCCTTCGCCCGCTTCAGCGCCGCTGATGTCCATATGGAGGTCCTGCGCTGATGGACGCTTTCCTTGAACTGTTTTCCAACGTCGACTGGTACGAGATCTGGGTCGCCAGCGGCGATACCCTGATCATGCTCGGCGTGTCCCTGGCCTTTACTGTGCTGTTCGGCCTGCCGCTGGGCGTGCTGATGTTTCTCACCTCGCCGCGCCAGTTGCTGGAGAACAAGCCGCTGTACGCCACGGTCGGGCTGATCGTGAACATGCTGCGCGCCTTGCCGTTCATCATCCTGCTGATCGTGATGATGCCGCTGACCCAGATCATCACCGGCACCTCGCTGGGGATCCTCGGCACCCTGCCGCCGCTGATCGCCGGGGCCACACCGTTCTTTGCCCGGCTGGTGGAAACCGCGCTGCGCGAGGTCGACAAAGGCATCATCGAAGCCACCCAGGCGATGGGCGCCACCACCCGCCAGATCATCCTCAACGCGCTGCTGCCCGAGGCCCGTCCCGGCATCATCGCGGCGATCACCGTCACCGCCATTGCCTTGGTGTCGTTCACCGCCATGGCCGGTGCAGTGGGCGCCGGCGGCCTCGGCGACCTGGCGATCCGCTATGGTTACCAGCGCTTCCAGAATGATGTGATGTTTGTCACGGTGGTCTTGCTGCTGGTGCTGGTGCAGATCCTGCAAACCGTCGGCGACAGGCTGGTCGCGTTTTTTTCACACCGTTAATTGCATCCGTTGGCTGTGGCCCGCCGGACGCGGGCCGTTAAAAGGAGTTGTTGCATGAAAAAACTAGTCGTCGCATTCGCCGCCATGACCGCACTGTCGGCCCAGGCTGCCGAAACCCTGAGCATCGCCGCCACGGCCGTTCCGCAAGCCGAGTTGCTGGAGTTCGTCAAACCGACGCTGGCCAAAGAAGGCGTGGACCTGAAGATCAAGGTGTTCACCGACTATATCCAGCCGAACGTGCAAGTCGCCGAGAAGCGTCTGGACGCCAACTTCTTCCAGCACCAGCCGTATCTGGATGAGTTCAACAAGGGCAAGGGCACCAACCTGGTCAGCGTAGCC comes from the Pseudomonas sp. StFLB209 genome and includes:
- a CDS encoding methionine ABC transporter permease — translated: MDAFLELFSNVDWYEIWVASGDTLIMLGVSLAFTVLFGLPLGVLMFLTSPRQLLENKPLYATVGLIVNMLRALPFIILLIVMMPLTQIITGTSLGILGTLPPLIAGATPFFARLVETALREVDKGIIEATQAMGATTRQIILNALLPEARPGIIAAITVTAIALVSFTAMAGAVGAGGLGDLAIRYGYQRFQNDVMFVTVVLLLVLVQILQTVGDRLVAFFSHR
- a CDS encoding methionine ABC transporter ATP-binding protein; the encoded protein is MIEFLDVQKTYRVAGKDIPALHPTSLRIEAGQVYGLIGHSGAGKSTLLRLINRLENPTGGRILVDGEDVTALDTHDLRRFRQQVGMIFQHFNLLSSKTVADNVGMPLSLAGTMSREQIDQRVAELLERVGLSAHAQKYPSQLSGGQKQRVGIARALATRPKILLCDEATSALDPQTTAQVLQLLAEINRELKLTIVLITHEMDVIRRVCDQVAVMDAGVIVEQGRVADVFLHPQHPTTRRFVQEDEQLDENEQREDFAHVQGRIVRLTFQGEATYAPLLGTVARETGVDYSILAGRIDRIKDIPYGQLTLAITGGDVDAAFARFSAADVHMEVLR
- the katE gene encoding catalase HPII, which gives rise to MAKKTDVPATPAAKSELAGTDTLDRGNSNAKLDALEAFRSDATGQALRTNQGVKIADNQNSLKAGKRGPTLLEDFIMREKITHFDHERIPERIVHARGTAAHGYFQSYDDHATLSKAGFLRDPGKKTPVFVRFSTVQGPRGSGDTVRDVRGFAVKFYTDEGNFDLVGNNVPVFFIQDAIKFPDFVHAVKPEPHNEIPTGGSAHDTFWDFVSLVPETSHAVIWAMSDRAIPKSLRTIQGFGVHTFRLINTEGKASFVKFHWKPKYGVCSLVWDEAQKLAGKDTDFHRRDLWESIEAGDYPEWELGVQIVAEDDEHNFDFDLLDPTKIIPEELVPVTPLGKMVLDRNPDNFFAETEQVAFCPGHIVPGIDFSNDPLLQGRLFSYTDTQISRLGGPNFHEIPINRPVAPNHNNQRDAQHRTTLDKGRASYQPNSIDGEWPRETPAGPENGGFESYQERIEAHKVRERSESFSDHFSQATLFFNSMSEHEKEHIIAAYSFELGKVERVFIRERVLNEILANIDLTLAARVAKNLGLPAPKTRTAQEYQQAIKESPALSQVNLLSGDIASRKVAVLVADGVNGKDVEKLKAALSARGAHTKVLGPTSAPVTTADGKTLQVDASAEGLPSVAFDAVFVPGGADSVKALSTDGVALHFILEAYKHLKAIAVAGEAKTLLSQLRLDEDAGLLEVSDSSSTEAFFDAIAQHRVWAREPKAKAVPA